From the genome of Haladaptatus paucihalophilus DX253, one region includes:
- a CDS encoding TrmB family transcriptional regulator: protein MTDSTEANAIAALQRLGLSKYEAQVFCALQPIDKATASEISETSDVPRSQVYGAADGLEELGLVDVQQSNPQQFRAVGLDEARAHLQAKIEREQDRAFEALDSLQQQPIDETETQEDIWTLKGQETINDRVTQLISNANNRIIFGARDPMILDENVITALSNAQADGIDVFITSGNSAVCELFEERGLEACQFPMKPEDNDRSGRVLAIDSDVILMSVLVPTHDRTQNEVAFWSDGTGFASILIGLLETWFSKFIET, encoded by the coding sequence ATGACTGATTCGACGGAAGCCAACGCGATAGCTGCGCTACAGCGACTGGGGCTCTCCAAGTACGAAGCACAGGTCTTCTGTGCCCTGCAGCCGATCGATAAGGCGACTGCGAGCGAGATCAGCGAAACCAGTGACGTGCCGCGCTCACAGGTCTACGGGGCTGCCGATGGGTTAGAAGAACTAGGTCTGGTGGATGTTCAACAATCCAACCCCCAACAGTTCCGTGCCGTGGGACTGGACGAAGCGCGTGCCCATCTACAGGCCAAGATCGAACGTGAGCAGGATCGTGCCTTCGAGGCACTCGATTCTCTGCAACAACAGCCGATCGACGAAACGGAAACCCAAGAAGATATTTGGACGCTCAAGGGCCAAGAAACGATAAACGATCGTGTCACCCAACTCATCAGCAACGCGAACAACCGAATTATCTTCGGCGCACGCGATCCGATGATACTAGACGAGAATGTGATCACGGCGCTTTCGAACGCACAAGCGGACGGTATTGATGTCTTCATCACGAGTGGAAATTCCGCGGTGTGTGAGCTTTTCGAAGAGCGTGGTCTCGAAGCGTGCCAGTTCCCGATGAAGCCGGAGGATAATGATCGGAGTGGTCGTGTTCTGGCGATTGATTCTGATGTTATTCTCATGAGTGTCCTCGTTCCAACCCACGATAGGACTCAAAACGAGGTCGCCTTCTGGAGCGATGGAACTGGGTTTGCCAGTATCCTGATCGGTCTCTTGGAGACCTGGTTTTCAAAATTCATTGAGACGTAG
- a CDS encoding hemolysin family protein, which produces MVDLITVGGLLLALFLVIMNGIFVAAEFAFVKIRPTQVKTLVERGKPGATHVQDAIQNLDDYLAVSQLGITLSSLGLGWVGEPAVAALIEPILGQILPADVIHFVAFALGFGFITFLHVVFGELAPKTFAIQEAARISLLVAPLMKFFYYVFKPGIIVFNGTANYFTRLLGISPASESEETHSEEEIRMILTRSEETGHIDLDEVEMIESVFELGDTIAREVMIPRPDVETVVASMPLSELRSVAANGTYTRYLVLDEEGEHPVGFTHAKDILRAIETETNQDDSLTARDLARDVLVVPETRRIDEILAEFQTHGGGQMAVVIDEWGVFEGIVTIEDILEEIVGDIRDEFDTAPQEPFIKTQDDGTYIVDGSALIQEVNSWLDTEFEAETVETIGGFVFSNLGQAPKVGDQIEQGGYVFKVAAIDDARITRLEIQRVQSTQEMNDE; this is translated from the coding sequence ATGGTAGATCTGATTACTGTCGGAGGATTGCTTCTTGCACTCTTCCTCGTTATCATGAACGGGATATTTGTAGCCGCAGAATTCGCTTTCGTCAAAATTCGACCAACTCAGGTGAAGACACTTGTTGAACGGGGTAAGCCCGGTGCAACCCACGTGCAAGACGCCATCCAGAATTTAGACGATTATCTCGCTGTCAGTCAGCTTGGGATTACTCTCTCCTCGTTAGGTCTCGGATGGGTCGGAGAACCTGCCGTAGCAGCACTCATTGAACCCATTCTTGGACAAATCCTTCCTGCCGACGTGATTCATTTTGTCGCATTCGCACTCGGATTCGGCTTTATCACGTTCCTTCATGTCGTCTTCGGTGAACTCGCACCAAAGACATTCGCTATTCAAGAGGCCGCACGTATCTCGCTGCTTGTTGCTCCTCTTATGAAATTCTTCTACTACGTGTTTAAGCCCGGAATCATCGTCTTCAACGGCACTGCGAACTATTTCACTCGACTCCTGGGTATCTCTCCAGCCTCTGAAAGTGAGGAAACCCATTCCGAAGAGGAAATCCGGATGATTCTCACTCGATCAGAGGAAACGGGGCACATCGATCTTGACGAAGTCGAGATGATTGAAAGCGTCTTCGAACTTGGGGACACCATCGCTCGCGAGGTCATGATCCCGCGCCCTGATGTAGAAACTGTGGTCGCTTCGATGCCCCTTTCAGAACTTCGGTCAGTTGCCGCCAATGGGACCTATACGCGATATCTTGTACTCGATGAAGAGGGCGAACATCCAGTCGGATTCACCCACGCAAAGGACATCCTCCGAGCAATCGAAACGGAAACGAATCAAGATGACTCTCTCACGGCTCGTGACCTCGCACGAGACGTGCTTGTAGTCCCGGAAACGAGGCGGATCGACGAGATCCTTGCGGAGTTTCAGACGCACGGGGGCGGGCAAATGGCAGTTGTGATCGACGAATGGGGGGTTTTTGAGGGAATTGTGACCATTGAGGACATTCTCGAAGAGATTGTGGGTGATATCCGAGACGAATTCGATACAGCACCTCAAGAACCATTCATCAAAACGCAAGATGATGGAACATACATCGTCGATGGGAGTGCCCTTATTCAAGAAGTAAACAGCTGGCTGGATACTGAATTCGAGGCTGAAACTGTGGAGACGATCGGGGGGTTCGTTTTCAGCAATTTAGGGCAAGCACCCAAGGTCGGTGACCAGATTGAACAGGGAGGATACGTTTTCAAAGTGGCTGCTATTGATGACGCTCGTATCACCCGTCTTGAAATCCAACGAGTTCAATCAACTCAAGAGATGAATGACGAGTGA
- a CDS encoding YhjD/YihY/BrkB family envelope integrity protein, with the protein MILAFLAFAAIGSNNVQTQVISSAESLSPAIGNLAETTLESEQGRASASIVGILTLTWGALKIFRGLHTAYSEIYAAETDESILDQVRDGLIVLFTIGFAVIATIVAGALLALFPAVPFIELLNPLVLIVALVIAFSTRVRL; encoded by the coding sequence TTGATCCTTGCATTTCTAGCGTTTGCAGCGATCGGCAGCAATAACGTGCAAACTCAGGTGATCAGTTCCGCAGAGTCCCTTTCTCCCGCGATTGGTAATCTCGCTGAAACTACTCTCGAAAGTGAACAAGGACGAGCGAGTGCGTCCATTGTAGGGATTCTAACGCTCACATGGGGGGCACTGAAGATCTTCCGTGGATTGCATACTGCCTACTCCGAGATTTATGCAGCTGAAACCGACGAATCCATTCTCGACCAAGTACGTGATGGGCTTATCGTCCTGTTTACGATTGGGTTTGCGGTGATTGCAACAATTGTTGCAGGCGCACTCCTTGCCCTCTTTCCTGCAGTCCCATTCATCGAACTGCTCAATCCACTCGTGTTGATAGTGGCACTCGTCATCGCATTCTCAACACGGGTCCGTCTGTAG
- a CDS encoding inorganic phosphate transporter — MVSVLTVAGVVVAVFVGFNIGGSSTGVAFGPAVGSRLLRKATAAALFVGFGFLGAWTVGRNVIATMSSSIVPATQFTPAASVAVLFFTGASLLISNLYGVPASTSMTAVGAIVGLGLASNTLNQALMFTIVSAWIIAPLISLGIGIVVGRYIYPYLDRYVAFTKFDLHFIQLDRSGTIPRLYLNPNATRQDILGSLSVVVIACYMAFSAGASNAANAVAPLVGEGGSLAVNQGVLLAVVAFGLGSFTIARRTLETVGDDITELPILASLIVSIVGGTVITILSYFGIPASLAVSTTSTIIGLGWGRASRAATLVEFATPEREHPDLEVSTGALVTSRAEDMPASPTIGDIARHEEPAEKPEELPDVPDVGTEGPADLDQRSLFDSAAAKRIVTMWVLTPSLAVVASYPVFVFLL; from the coding sequence ATGGTATCAGTGCTAACCGTCGCCGGGGTAGTCGTCGCCGTCTTCGTTGGATTCAATATCGGTGGCTCATCGACGGGTGTAGCGTTTGGTCCAGCAGTCGGCTCACGTCTCCTTCGAAAGGCGACCGCAGCAGCCTTGTTCGTTGGCTTTGGCTTTCTCGGAGCATGGACCGTCGGTCGGAACGTCATCGCGACGATGAGCAGCAGTATCGTACCGGCAACCCAATTCACGCCTGCCGCGAGCGTCGCTGTCTTGTTCTTCACAGGAGCGTCACTCCTCATTTCAAATCTCTATGGCGTTCCAGCTTCGACTTCAATGACAGCCGTTGGCGCCATCGTTGGACTTGGCCTCGCATCGAACACACTCAATCAGGCACTGATGTTTACTATCGTCTCAGCATGGATCATCGCGCCGCTAATCAGCCTCGGCATCGGAATCGTGGTCGGGCGTTACATCTACCCGTATCTGGATCGCTATGTCGCGTTCACAAAGTTCGATCTCCACTTCATCCAACTCGACCGCTCTGGGACGATTCCTCGACTCTACCTGAATCCGAACGCGACACGACAGGACATCCTCGGATCACTTTCAGTGGTTGTCATTGCGTGTTACATGGCGTTTTCGGCGGGGGCGTCAAACGCGGCGAACGCTGTGGCTCCCCTCGTTGGCGAAGGGGGGTCGCTCGCCGTCAATCAGGGCGTCCTGCTTGCGGTAGTGGCCTTCGGTCTAGGCAGTTTCACCATTGCCCGTCGTACGCTGGAGACGGTAGGGGACGATATTACGGAGCTACCGATTCTCGCTTCACTGATTGTCTCCATCGTCGGTGGCACAGTCATCACGATTCTGTCCTACTTCGGAATCCCGGCGAGTCTCGCGGTAAGCACGACATCGACGATTATTGGGCTCGGATGGGGTCGAGCAAGCCGAGCAGCGACACTCGTAGAGTTTGCGACGCCGGAACGTGAACATCCGGATTTAGAGGTCTCGACAGGAGCACTGGTCACCTCCCGTGCTGAAGATATGCCTGCAAGTCCAACGATCGGTGATATTGCCCGTCACGAGGAACCGGCAGAAAAACCGGAGGAACTGCCAGACGTGCCTGACGTGGGTACGGAAGGGCCGGCGGATCTCGATCAGCGGAGCCTATTCGACTCAGCGGCGGCCAAACGTATCGTTACAATGTGGGTGTTGACGCCCTCGCTAGCGGTTGTTGCCTCCTACCCGGTATTTGTATTTCTGCTGTGA